The Anomaloglossus baeobatrachus isolate aAnoBae1 chromosome 5, aAnoBae1.hap1, whole genome shotgun sequence genome includes the window GCTGCTGTGAAAGACACAGAGAAGAGACATATATTAGGAGATGAGGGCAAGATGTGACATAAAATATTGCATCGAATGCAGACTACACCCTAATAATCAATATAGGGATAAGAGGACCAAGGGAATAGTAGTCAACGGTCATACAAAAGACCAATTCATTATAAATGACAAGAATCACGCAGGGACAGGGACTACTTAatgtaaatttcatatattctgatcGGTACTCGCCTGTGTTATGATTAACATGTGGTACATGGTCTGACCCTCCGGGCATCGGATTCCTTATTTATGTTGTCCCCTTTGGTGCCTACTATAATAGGTGTGCACATTATGGGACATTAGGGTTATTGTGAATCTACTGTCCGGAGGCTTATTAGACCATGCCCCACTCACTATTTTTGTGATACTGCTCCCCTGATGAGTGGTGGACTCCTGGTTTTTGTGTGTCAGTGACATCTCCTTGTTGAGCCTGATCCTTGTGTAATGTTGTTCTTCACTGtcttatgtcacttttttgctatttattatacccaataaatatttgttatatttttgcaaaaaagtagtgATTCTTGTCATTTATAATGAATTGGTCTTTTGTATGACCGTTGACTACTATTCCCTTGGTCCTCTTATCCCTATATTGATTATTAGGGTGTAGTCTGCATTCGATGCAATATTTTATGTCACATCTTGCCCTCATCTCCTAATATATGTTTTAATTAGTGTATATAGCTATTTAGCGTACTGTAACTGATTAATGCTTATATACTTGTTGAACTGTGTATACACTGTGTACAATTTTTTTGCATGACCTTTTATATCACTCTGCACTGATTGCACTGAATATTGACTGCATTAATGTGAACTAATTTGCATACAGCTCTGTTAACCCCCTGAGGACTCCTTGCTATATTTTAATGAATTATcaataaaaattatgttttaatAAAATTGGAATTGTACCACAATTTTTTTCTCGGGTTTTCACAGTACAGTATTATAGTGGTTTCCTGTTATTCTCAAACAAGGCTGGAGAGTGACCTATATTAAATATATAATGATGCTTTGTTGTGTACCATTTTCAGCGAACGTATATGCGTAGttgaggcggacacccagatgcagtctactgTGTTCAGATGTCAGCCTCTAGTAGACTTACTCCGTCTGCACCGTTATAGTTAATGACCCTATCAGCGTATGTTCAAATCCTGTTTTTCTGGGGGTTAGGAAGTAAACCGCTATGAGAAAACTGAACGTGGGGAACATTGCAGTTTGAAAGcaccttaaagcgggctttacacacagcgacatcgctatcgatgtcgttggtgaaagcacccgtcgcCGTCGGTTGTCCGTCacgagcaaatcactgcccatggcgcacaacatcgcttacacctgtcacactatacttacctgcctagcgacgtcgctcctttctaagagggcggttcgttcggcgtcaccgcggtgtcactaagcggccgcccaatagaagcggaggggcggagatgagcgggccgtttatcccgcccacctccttgcttcctcattgcaggcggccgcaggtacagtgatgttcctcattcctgcggtgtcacacgtagcaatgtgtgctgccgcaggaacgacgaacaacctgtttcctgcaacgataatcgggattagaacgaccggacaacgatcaacaattaggtgaataattttgatcgttaacggtcgatcgtgcatttcacacgcaatgacgtcgctaatgaggccggatgtgtgtcaccaattccgtgaccccaacaacatctcgttagcgatgttgttgcacgtaaagcccgcttaaggctatgtttacacagtgcatctttgctaaccacaaagatgcagtgtttttggctgcaaaaaaatgcacaaaaactgcaCTCGCGGCAAAACGaatcaaaaaacgcatgtgtttttgccacatttttaccacactttgcccaatgcgttttttaagtcaaatctattgactggaagggctaaaAACGCGTTGTAATCAAACTCACCTGGAAAATAATGTTTTGAGGTCATTTTGTCCCCCCACACACCGAACGCTGTGaaagcaacatccaaaaaacaatgatggaattgtattttttcaccattttattccacttggatttttttcctgtttttcagtacataaTGTGGTAAAATGAACGATGCCATTAAAAACTAccatttgtcctgcaaaaaattcaAGCTGCCATACGGCTATGTCGACtgaaagtataaaaaaaattatggcccttggaagaaggcaaagaaaaaaagaaaactgcaaaaatgaaaaattcccTTGCCATTAAAGGGCTAAATGTGAATGAGCTGCAGTAGCGATGTATGGACCCTCATTGTGCTGGTAGAGAGCCCCTTGGCATGAGGAAATATAACGCATAGCTCACTGGAGTGTACTTTCCTGAGCCTATTATATCCTACACTAGTAAATGCTGGGGGAtgccatatacaagtgcatctcaataaattagaatatcctcaaaaagttaacttatttcagtaattcaatacaaactgggaaacgcatatattatatagagtcattacacacagtgggatctatttcaagtgtttatttctttgaatgttgatgattatggcttacagccaatgaaaacccaaaagtcagtaTCTCagcaaattagaatattatataagaccaactgaaaaaatgagtttaaaaactcagaaatgttggcctacgttAAAGTCTGTactgtaaatgcactcaatacttggtcggggctccttttccatgaattactgcatcaatgcgtcgTGGCATGAAGGCGATCAGCCAATGGCACTGCTGAggagttatggaagcccaggttgctttgatagcagccttcagctcgtctgcattgttgggtctggtgtctctcattttcctcttgacaatataccatagattctttatggggtttaggtcatgtgagtttgctgccaatcaagcacagtaatactgtggttattaaaccaggtattggtacttttggcagtgtgaacaggtgccaattcctgctggaaaatgaaatttccatcttcaaaaagcttgtcggcagagggaagcataaagtgctctaaaatttcctggtagatggctgcattgactttggtcttgataaaacacagtggagctacaccagcagatgacatggctccccaaaccatcactgattgtggaaacttcactctagacctcaagcagcttggattgtggcctctccactctttctccagaatctgggaccttgattttcaaataaaatgcaaaacttactttcatctgaaaacaacaccttggacgactgagcaacagtccagttctttttctcgttGTATGTAGAATAGaaaaaaactttcagctcacccgaaTTAACCATCTTTTGGCGTATATCATAAAACTTTTGTATCTTTATAACTTTTAAATCGGTGCTGGGTCCCTCCTCCTACGTCCTTTGTCTTTTTCtcattggcccaggtaagatgcttctggcgttatctattggtcatgagtagcttgacacaaggaatgtgacagttgtagcccatgtactGGATATGTTTTTGTGTGgttgctcttgaagcactgactccagcagcagggcACTCTTTGTGAATCTCTACAAATTTTTGAATGGCGTTTTTCCTTAAGaattctatcaaggctgcggttatgccggttgcttgtgcacctttttctgccccactttttccttccactcaaattTCTATTAATATGATTGGATACAGCACTATATGAACAGACAGCTTCTTTTGTGGCATACTCTCCTTGTGTAGTGTGtcattgactgccttctggacatctgtcaagtcagcagtcttccccatgattgtgtagcctacagaaccagactaagggaccattttaaacacttaggaagccttcgcaggtgttttgtggtacttattccaattttctgagataatgacttttgggttttcattggctgcacgccataaccatcaacattaacagaaatacacacttgaaatagatcactctgtgtgtaatgactctatataatatatgcgtttcccattttgtattgaattactgaaataaattaactttttgaagatattctaatcTATTGAAATACACTTGTATACCACAGTATATGGTACACTACTGTACATGTACAACTACATGAACTCTACATCATACCACAACACATTCAGAATTTGTAGAAACACCAGTGAAATATACATAAAGATGGCACTTCTTGTAGCTGATTTACCCTGGCTGTTCTCGGTATCAATGACAATTGTTGGTGTAAGATGATTCATGCCAAAATAAGTGCAGGAATTATGTTACAGTTACATGAAAAGAAATTACAAGCCGTGCTACTTACAGTCATTGTTCCAATATAGCACCTAGCCTCCACAGCAAACAATCCACTATGACATACAATACAGGAGCAATATCATTTTCCAAGAGCTGTGATAGGCTGTGTGAATAAGAACAATACTCATAATTCATCGACACTGGAAATATCCTTGGTACATTTAAAAGTAATTCATGCAGAATAGATTCTTAGCACCAGAAGGAAAAACAACATTTCCCATattataaagggaatctgttaagTAATACATATAAATTCACTGGCCTGGCTAGAGAAAAGGGGCCCCTATATTAAAGATCAACCCCTGTGATGAAGGGGTTCACCAGGCCAAATAtaataattctgaccagtgtcactttataaggtaataactctggaacaacaatatttttggggggtgttttttgtgaaaatatcagaaatttggtggaaatgttgaaaatttagcaattttcaaactttgaatttttatgctcttatgCCAAAgtaagttatatcacacaaaatagttaataaataacatttactacATGCTTACTTTACATCAATAACATGTTTTAAGCAAATCTTTTTAGAAGggttaaagtttatcagcaatttctattttttttccaataaattttACAAAATCATTCTTTCACTGACCACAACACATTTGAAGTGGCTTTGAGGAGCCTCTGTAAaagaaaaatacccaaaagtgacaccattctaaaaattgaaCTTCCTATAAGTGCTTAAAGCCACATTCAAAAACTTTATTGACCCGTCAagtgctttacaggaactaaagcaatgtggaagggaaaaaaatgaaaattttgcgtttttccacaaaaatgttactttagcctcaaattttgcattttcacaaagcaaacaagagaaaatgaaccatacaattagttgtgcaatttctcctgagtacacagatacctcatatgtggtggaaaactactgtttaggcgtTCCGCAAGGCTTGGAAGGGAACGAGCGCCATTCGACTTTTAGAACACAAAATTGCCTGGAacggatagcggatgccatgtcgcgtttgcaacgcccctgatgtacctaaaccataaaaaaacaaaacaaaagcgactctatttggaaactagacacctcaagaaaTGTAACTAAATGTGtagtgagcacctggaacccccaggtatttcacaaaatttgataaCATTGATCCACAAAAATTAAAAAGATCATATTTTTCAAaccaaaatgttgttttagccccatattttgtattttcacaagggtaaaagcagAAATGCACTATACAATGTGTTGTAAAATTTCTCCAGAGTACACCAATACAACATATATGTTGGAAAACTACAGTTTAggtacacggcagggcttggaagggatggAGTGCTACGTGAATTTTGGAGTGccattttggctgaaatagattgcgatcgCCATGTCATATTTGAAGAGTCCCTGACGTTCCAAAGAAGCAtaacccccacaagtgaacccattctagaaactacacctctcaaggaattcatctcagAGTGTAGTGGGCAATTTTAACCCCTAGGTGATTCactgaattgtataacattggagtgtgaaaaaaaaaataattttttgcacttagttgttgctttggccccaaagttttaatttttaaaaaggataataggagaaaatgcaccaaagattttgttacacaatttctcctgagtaagccaATACCCCATACAAGGtctaaaactacttttgaggcacagtgcaaactcagatgggaaggagcgccatattgaagTCCATATTTAGTTGAAATAGTTTgcgagtgccatgtcacattggcagtgcTCCTGAGGTGCTAGAATAGCAGaaatccagcacaagttacccaattTTTCACAATCCTCAATGAATTCATTTAGCGGTGCAGTAAGGATATTGACACCCCAggtatgtcacaaaattttataatattgggcggtgaagaaaaaataattgcatttttaccactaaaatgttattttaaccacagatttccaattttcacaaggggaataagtaaataaaaaagccccataatgtgttacccaATTTCtccagaaagttgcaataccccacatgcAACAATTCAGAACTGTTTGGCTGAAGAACatggcttgggagggaaggagcaccacttgatttttggagcacagattttcctacaatagtttTCAAACTCCATTCACAGAAACTAAGTTCCAGAAAAGCGGAAACCCCCTTGAGTGACCAGATTTTGGAAATTAcagccctctgggaattcatctatgagtGTAGTGACAATtctgtctctggaaaacacccatggagtcaaatgcagtgaaagttgcagaattaaaaattgcaaataagcccttgcagTGCCCAGAACATTGTactgcctgtacattgtgcccagctcttgCTTTTGTAAACACACACTCCATACACTACAAGAATGCCAATCATAGACATTagacattaactgtggtttaggtacactgtggggctcagaagggagggaggatttgagcttttatgcttttttatttttttttttatttttcaaaacttttttttttaaaacttcttttttcttttttacttgtacctttaggggactatatggatcagcagtctgatcgctcaatcatttctcctgattagagcagcaccactcagatcgggagaaatgatcatctctcatAACCtccagtactcggctgctggttaaaggacctgagtcatgtgagctacaagaatcatcacatgaccctgtgctaccatgacaaccaccagatccacgtgatcactcacgtgacttccggtattgggtgGTGAGTAAATTTCTACCGCGATCGatgttaaaatggcgctgtcacatcttgacagcgctatttaagggggtaacaggtacaggtggatagtgattccactcatacctgtgaggcacacatgtcagctgtacaaaacaactgacatgtgcaCGGATCCCCACCTACAGCCCGCAGCAGCAGTTGGGGATTAACACTATAAACGtagggatgtaatattactgcccgctgtCATTAAGGGATTAAAGATATGGTGAGGGTtagacagacagggtaaaagaAACAGCACAATAGTACAAGGCACTCCAAACTACAGTAAGGAGTAAAGGGGAACGGACAAGTGAGATAAACTGACATGGGTTTAAAGGAAGGGAAAACACACAACTTCCATGCAGTAATTTCTGGCTATGGCTCCTAAATCGACTTCTAGGTCCTCAGCTCACTAGTTCAGTTTTCAGGCTAGGTAACCTCATGACAACAGATCATCGTATTAGAAGAATGTGGTGGAAGTTAAATTAAACATCACATAccaagcctaaaggccccgtcacacacagagataaatctttggcagatctgtggttgcagtgaaatcatggacatattgtttcatttctacacagccacaaacctgacactgattgtccacaatttcactgcaaccacagatctgccgcagatttatctttatgtgtgacagggccttaaggtgtTAAACAGTGCCTACACAATCCATCAGAAAACTATTGCACAATAGTGGACTACGAGCCAGATCTTCAGCTACAGGTGTTCCATTAACCTCAAACAACTGCTCTCACAGGTTATCATGGTGCTGAGAAAGACGGCAATGGAGGCTAGAATGGAAGAGAATTCTGAGTTCCACTCTTGTCTTAGATGCAATGATAGCTGAAGATTGGTCTAGAGACCATGATGGGCAGTACCATGAAGAAGTGGGGTGGCATAATGTATCCAAACCTCAAGTGTCTCAGGAGCCATTATTCAACATGACAATGCCTTGCTGCATGTTGCTCGTGCAACTGTGACAACGTTTGTGGCCTAAATGTGTTACTTTGGCCTTGCAGTGTCTCCGGACTTATCTCACATCGTTCATTTTTGGGATGTCATTGGTCGGCAATTACTAAAGGAGCTGTTGGcattggatcttgatgatttgtgtgctgAAGTGCATTCGGCATGGCAGACCATTCCCTTAGATAACCATTAATAACCTGTGATTGCATGCCAAAGCATGTAACTGCTTGTACTGTATATCTCCATGTGGTGCTTATACTCTATACTGAGTAAATCAAGATATTTAAAACATTTGTTTTCatcttttcatcatttgcatatcattagcaTGCCTATCCATTTTGTGATTTCCACAATTCTGCTACTTTTTCTTCTTGGTATTACAAGAAGTGTACACATGCAAAAGGACATTTGCCTTTTATCTCTAGAATTGCCATCAACTAGTATTGTAATCAAATGTTTTATATTAGCTTATATGTGACATTTGACAGACAATAACTATATTTAACAGGTGGAAAATACAGTCCAGCCTCCTTCAAATTCCTCCAAACAAGAGAAAATTACTGTTCAACTGTACACAAGAATTCCAGGTAGGTAAACCATATACCATCCAGTGCAGAATAGTGTCTGGGACCAGCACGATCAGGATTAATAATACAAGAACTATGGATTGTTTTTGCAGCAGAGAAGAAATGTAAGCATTGCTCCCAAGGAACTTACCAACCACGGACAACCTCTGATGATGATGATTACTCAGCAAAGCTGCAAAGCCGATATAATGTGAGTATGATGCCTATAGTTCTAACAATTAGTTTATAATGCTCTGGGACATATGGATAGGGGTGGTCATGTACTTTATATTTCTGCTGGGCTCGATCTGATATGGGCACTAAGTGACCATTGA containing:
- the CCDC200 gene encoding coiled-coil domain-containing protein 200 isoform X1; amino-acid sequence: MMDSWKYHYRTLNTMSAYHWEARRRQHVLDRRRSNLEETVENTVQPPSNSSKQEKITVQLYTRIPAEKKCKHCSQGTYQPRTTSDDDDYSAKLQSRYNSMQYNQQW
- the CCDC200 gene encoding coiled-coil domain-containing protein 200 isoform X2; the protein is MSAYHWEARRRQHVLDRRRSNLEETVENTVQPPSNSSKQEKITVQLYTRIPAEKKCKHCSQGTYQPRTTSDDDDYSAKLQSRYNSMQYNQQW